The Salinivibrio kushneri genomic interval AGTAGTGGTGCCATCAACCATAAACAACACGCGGTCAGCTTGCGCGATTTCATCCCACGCCCGCTCGACACCAATCCGTTCGACTTCATCAGCGGTATCGCGCAGTCCGGCGGTATCAATAATGTGCAACGGCATACCGTCAATATGTATGTGCTCACGCAAGACATCCCGCGTGGTTCCGGCGATATCCGTGACAATCGCGCTATCTTTTCCTGACAAGGCGTTTAATAGGCTTGATTTGCCGGCGTTGGGGCGGCCTGCGATCACCACTTTCATTCCCTCACGCATGATTGCCCCTTGATTGGCTTCTTTACGCAGTGTGGCAAGGTGCTTGATAATATGGTTAAGGTCGCTGGCAACCTTGCCATCAGAGAGAAAGTCAATTTCTTCATCGGGAAAGTCGATCGCCGCTTCAACGTAAATACGCAGGTGAATCACTTTTTCCACCAGCGTATTCACCTGACTAGAGAAGGCACCTTGTAGCGATTGTAAGGCCGAGCGGGCGGCTTGCTCGGAGCTGGCATCAATCAAGTCGGCAATGGCTTCAGCTTGGGCTAAATCCAGTTTGTCGTTTAAAAACGCGCGCTCGGAGAACTCACCGGGTCGTGCGGCACGCACCCCAGAAAAGGCACTGATACGCTGAATAAGCATGTCCATGATCACGGGGCCACCATGGCCTTGAAGTTCAAGCACATCCTCGCCTGTGAACGAGTGAGGGCCTTTAAAGAATAAGGCAATGCCCTGATCGATAGGTTGACCTTCCTGATCGAGAAAGGGCAAATAATCCGCACGACGTGGCACTAACTCGCGCCCCGTCATTTTTGTACCAATTTCATGGGCGAGCGGGCCAGACACGCGGACAATCCCCACGC includes:
- the mnmE gene encoding tRNA uridine-5-carboxymethylaminomethyl(34) synthesis GTPase MnmE, which codes for MAQTDTIVAQATATGRGGVGIVRVSGPLAHEIGTKMTGRELVPRRADYLPFLDQEGQPIDQGIALFFKGPHSFTGEDVLELQGHGGPVIMDMLIQRISAFSGVRAARPGEFSERAFLNDKLDLAQAEAIADLIDASSEQAARSALQSLQGAFSSQVNTLVEKVIHLRIYVEAAIDFPDEEIDFLSDGKVASDLNHIIKHLATLRKEANQGAIMREGMKVVIAGRPNAGKSSLLNALSGKDSAIVTDIAGTTRDVLREHIHIDGMPLHIIDTAGLRDTADEVERIGVERAWDEIAQADRVLFMVDGTTTDATHPAEIWPDFVSRLPEAMGMTVIRNKADMTDEPMGHSDTSDPALIRLSAKTGEGMDALRQHLKACMGYAGGSEGGFMARRRHLDALANAAYHLEIGQAQLEGFMAGEILAEELRLTQQHLNTITGEFSADDLLGKIFSSFCIGK